The genome window CACGCGTACCTGCACCCACAGCTACCGAACCCGTTATACCTTGCAAACCACCATCTTTTTTAGTGATGATGTTGATGATACCGGCTGTACCTTCAGCGTCATATTTAGCAGATGGCGATGTGATAACTTCTACTGATTTGATCTGATCGGCTGGGATTTGCTTCAGGGCATCAGCTATACTTCCGGCCATGATGGCAGAAGGCTTGTTATTGATGAGTACGCGTACGTTAGAGCTACCGCGTAGCTGCACGTTGCCATCGTTGTCGAGCGACAGCGACGGTACTTTCTGCAGTACATCGGCAGCGTTACCACCAGCATTTGTAATATCTTTTTCGGCGTTATAAACCGTGCGGTCAATTTTTTCTTCTACCAGCGGCTTCTCGCCAGTAACAACTACTTCGTTAAGCTTCTGTGCGTTAGACTCCAATGTGATGGTGCCTAAGTTTAGGTCTTCGCTGTCAGAACTAATAGTAAAGTCGCTGAGGGTCTTTTGCTGGTATCCGATAAAAGATACAAGCAACCTATACTTGCCCGCCGCCACTTTGCTTAGTGTAAAACGGCCTTTTTCGTCGGCCATGGTACCATCAATTGGCTTGCCGGTGCTCACGCTGATCATGGCTACTGTAGCAAATTCAACAGCGTTTTTAGAGTCGGCATCTACCACTACACCACTAATTTTAGCGTTGCCTTTCGGGGCGGTAGTGCCAGGTATGGCAGCCGGTTGTTGTTGCTGTGCCGGGCGACCTTGCGGTGCAGCCTGCTGTGCCTGTACAAGCACAGGTGCTGTGCTTAAACCAAGCAATAATAGGAATACATTCTTCTTCATAGTTTATATCGGAAAGCTTCTTTAAATCCGTTTTTAGTGCGTTACCTGTAACTTCACATGGCAAAGAAAGACCGCATTTCTGAACTGCTAAAACAGAATATACCAATGCACCTCATTTCTATATAAAGAGGCATTTCAACCCGACAAGATTTTTAAGGTTTTGAGGCTTTCCCGGACAAATGAATTAATACAACTTTCAGGTATGGCAGGCTGCTTAATTTTGTGCAGAAGAATAGAGTTTATACTTTCGTGAAAAATCTGTTTATGGAAGTAAATCTTACACGATTAGACCAGGATTTCCATTTTGCAGCTACAGGTAATTCTGGAGTGGCAGTACACATGGATGCAAACCCGGAAATTGGAGGTCATAACATGGGTGCCCGCCCGATGGAAATGCTCCTGATGGGGCTAGGTGGCTGCAGTGCCATTGATGTAATACTTATACTTAAAAAGCAGCGCCAGGAGATCGGTTCTTTTGATATAAAAGTAACAGCCGACCGGGAGAAGGTGGAAGAGCATACTGAATTCAGGAACATTAATGTTCATTTCAGACTAGGCGGCAATCTTAACGAAGACAAAGTTCGCCGTGCTATCGAGCTCTCGCTGGAGAAATACTGCTCTGTAGCAATGGTGCTCTATAAAACATCCGCGATAACTTATACTTTAGAGCTGGTGTAGGTCAGGTGCCGAGCCTGGCCACGTACTTTACCAGTGAGCGTTTGGCTATAGGTAACAGGCTTTGCTCTAACGGTACAGGCACTTTAGAGATAATGGCAAAAGTAGCAGGGTTTGGCAGTTCTTTCCGCTCTTTTATCAGCTGCACTTTCAGGTGCTCGTGGGTCAGGCTCAGGCCGCGGCGCACTGTTTGCACATGTTCTGTGTTAATGCCCCGGTACTGCTCGTATGTGTTTTTAAAAACAGTGATGCGGTACAGGTATACCTGTGTCTCTTTGCCTGGAAATGCATCCAGAAACAGGTAGCCTTCGTCGTGATACATGGGTGTTATACCTACAGGACTTATCTCTAAGTGGCTTTCTACAAACTCGTATAGTTCTTTCCCTTCTTCCAGCGTTTCGCTGAACAGGGGAGATGCGTACTGTATGATCTCTTCAATCTGCTGCATGGTCTCGTCGTCTTCCACTATCTTCTGGTAAACGAGCTCCAGCTTTTCGAAATCAGCGCGGCTGATGCGTTGCGGAAATTGCTCATACACCAGTTGCTTGTGCTCTTTTAACTGCACCAGGTTTCGGTAATGCATGATCAGGTCGGAGAAAACAGGGTAGAGGCGGTGGTGGCTGAATTCTGCTTTTACAGCCTGCAGGTAAGCAAGCAGCAAATACTTCTTATACTCAAAATCTAATAATCCTTCTGTAAGCCAGTTGACGGGTAGGGTGTTCATAGCCTTCAACTCTTTTAATTTATACCTGCTGTATTTAACGGATGAAGCAGAAATCGGGATTATAGTTAAGCATGATTTTTATTATAAGTTATACTTCTCTTAAACCTTGTACATTAGCTACAGGATAGTAGCTACACTTTAAATTGTATACAAACCTAAGAGTTGGCTTTACGTTAGCTAAGCAAGGCCTGGGTTAAAACAAAGCTCTTCCCAATGCCTGAGATCATCTTTTAGTTAACTAAAATAATGCGACCATGAATTATACTGAAAACTTTGAAGGCATAAAATTAGACATACAGGCAGTTGATATCGATATCTCAGATGCGATGCAGCAAAATCTGCGGGATAAGATCTCAAAACTGAAGCGACATGCTAAAAAAATAGACTCTATTGACGTATATTTTAAGGAAGAATCCAGCCATTCGACCAACACTAAAAGCGTACGGATACGTGTGGGAGTGCCGGGAAATGACGTGTTTGCACATGATGAGGGGGATAACTGGTACCAACTGCTGGATAGCGTGGAAGAAAAACTAAAACGCCAGTTAGAGAAGAAGTAACATAGGAATAACCAGTTTATACCTGGTATGTATTAAAAAGGCTCCCTGCAAAATACTGCAGGGAGCCTTTTTGATGACTAAGTTATTCGTTGTTAATCGAAGATCTCGTTCAGCAGACCAGCCAAATGTATACCACCTTTTAGTAGCTGTGTATTCAGAGTGTCAATGTGATCATATGTATAGCGGTAGCTAAGCTTTTGCTCTGGCTGCAGTTCGCTGTACAGTTTGTTACTGATCAGGTAAGACTCATATAACCACTGGCTGATAGGCTGTTTCATCCACTCTTTGCGTTGTGCTTTAGTGGTATGGTTCAGGGCGGTGCTGTATTCAGTATAGCTCAGGTCCTGCGACTCGATCAGGTCACTGTCCCACAGGCGGTGCAGGTTAGTAGATTCGCCAAACCAGAACAGTTTAACACGGTTACCACCTAAATCTTCAGGGCGGCCTGTGTGCATCGGCTGGTGTATATCGCCCACAAAATGAATTACCAGGCGCAGGTACATTTGCTTTTTATCCTGTGGCAGGTCTTTGTTTTTCAACTCTTTTACCAACATGTTCAGCTTCGTGTGCACGTTGGTAGCAGTATCCTGCATCAGGCTGGCAGTGAACTGATCGTAAGTCAAACCATCTTTAAAGTTGATGTAATGCCAGTTATCCAGGTATTTGTAGCTAGGTTCCGATTTCACGAAATCGGCCCAGTTGCTGGCCATGGCTAATGACTCATTGCCCAGTATTTTTTTAACTTGCTTTTTTGCCTTACAGGTTAAGTTGCGCTCCGCAATTTCGCCCACCACGCGGTGCCCCAGCATGCCCCACGCCATCGACTGAAGCGGCATATACAGGAACAAACCCGCCAGTATTAATTTTTTAAGCGATTTAAATGCCATTGATATAAGAAACTATTGGTTAGAATTTTTCGGCAGCAAATGTCAGAAAATTCTGTTGAAAGACGATAGCTGTTTTTGATAATTGTTTGTTGGCACTGTAGTATTTGTGTGGCTATAGTTGTTTTGATTCTCTATAATCGAAAGTATAGCGTCGGCTAATTCCTGCTTTTGCGCAACTGTTACATTTACCAGCCTGAATTTAGCTTCGCCTTTCAGCATGCGTAAGCGCCAGTCCCACTGATCTATAGTTCGGTGCTGGCCGTTGTCCATCCACCAGCTCGTATAGAGTGTATCTTTTCCTTTCTGTAGCTCGCCTACATATACTTTATAGTTGCCGATCTGCAGCGTTTGTACATGCCTGAACTTGTAGCCGCTACCTTCCCAACAAATAAGCGGGTGGTGCTCTGTAGAATAAAATGCCTGTACCGGCTTGAGGTAAACCAAGACATCTTTATTGCTATACTTTGTAACCCCGTTTTCCAGCTTAGTAGTCTCAAATCCGTTTAACTGTGGGGTTGCTTGTTCCAGAGATATTGCCGGTACTTTACTTTTGACATTCAGGCCTGTTAAGATCAATGAGATAAGCAATATAAAGTTGAGGAGTAAGGCAGTTCTTAACTTGATTGGTGCTTTCACTTTCCTATCCTGGGAAGGTATGGTTATGTATCGCTGCAGTCCTTTTGCAAAAAAATAGAAAGGTACAAGCGCATAAATAAGTAAACAAAGCAAACCTATAACATCGTGCATTGGGTTGCCTGGCAAAATCTTAAACCAAACAAGTAACAGGATGCGCAGCAAATTAGATACAAGATTAAGGATCAGCATACCTCCCAGCATCAGCACAACAGCCCAAAGCGGCCATACTTTTTGCTTTGTTTGCTGCAGGTGAGCAAGTATAAAAATGGCTAGTATCAGCGACAACGACAGCATAGACAAAGCTGCACAGGCCGGATCTACAGAAAATTCTTCCCCGTTCACAAGTATTATGTTGCCCGCGGCTTCGGCCTGTGTATCTATCATTTTAAGTATAGCAACGGCCCAGGTAGTTAACTGCATCCGAAGCGGGAAACTGATAATACTGGTGATGTACTTAAAAATAGGAGAGGCTATGGTTAATAAGAGCAGCGGGTACAGGGATATTTTACCAACTATAAGCTGAACGCCACACCAAAGCGCTATTATAAAAGTAAAGAAGTATAAAGTGCTGTTCTGAAGCGTGGCAGCAAGTATGGCAAAGAGTATTGCGGTTACCAGTAAAACAGGTGAACAAGACTTGTGAGATTGTACCTGTGCTACAAATGGTAAAAGAAACATTGCAAGCAACCATTGGCTGTCCCAGAGCAGGTATTCGCTCAGGAAAATCCCGCCAACCAGTATGTATAAACCAAGTACCAGTATCGGGACAGCCAGCCGTTCGGTGGGCCGGATAATGCTTAAATTCATCTTAATATGTAAGGTTTCAAAGTGATGAAACCAATGATTACCACAGCCAGGATGATCAGCGCCCATTCTTCAGGTTCCGGTACTGCGCCCGATCCGTTCATACTTGCATTGCCCAGGCTGTCTTTGCTCTTCTGGATGTCGAATCGTTCATAATCTTTTTGTGTTTCCAGGACGATAAGACTTGAGACAGGGCTCACAATATTAGCTTGCGTGGCTTCTGTTATCAGCTCATCTTCTATATAATCTTTAGAAAAAAAGCGTGCCCCGATTTGCTGCAAAATATGGTTATAAGCGAACAGGCGTAGCACATGGTCTGGGGCTGTGTTGGTAGCTTTAGTTGCATTCGTTTTAACTATGCTTAAACCCGAATCACCCAAACGTACTGTGTTATTATCTATAGTTATGTTAGCGAATTGCTTCTTCTGCAGTAACGTAGCCAGTTGTTCGGTATTCCCATGCATAGGTACAATAACCCGAAGTTCTTTCAGGCTTTTAAAGTAAGGTGATAACTGTGGCCCAAGCGAGTAAACTCTTATAGCGGATTGTAGTGGTAACACTTCAGCCATCTGTTCTGCAAATGGAGTATCTTTCAGGTCGTTGAGGTTAGGGGATATGCCATTACTTTTGCTGATAACAAGTGCCTGCTCTGGATTTTTTATATGATGTAACGGGAAGAGTGAGTAGTGTTGCTGTCGTAGCTGGTAAAAGAGTTGTGCATTGTTCTGTTCAGTAACCTGCACCATCTTTCCATCCCAGGCATAAACCTGCTTACCTTTTGCTATACTCCAAACTTTCTCAAACTCGCTATCAGACCAGCTGGCATTTATGTCGAGGTATACCTGTTGCGGCTCAAATGCTACCAGTTGCTGTGGTAATGCTTCAATTTTATAGTTGTTGCCGGCAAAACTGAAACCGCCATTGGCCAAAGCAGGTGCAGTAAATCTTAGGCTCCAGTCCTGTGTATAGTTGCCCTGGCGTTTATACTCGTTGCTGCGCGTAAGTTTATAGTCGGAAGGTGAATTCAGGTTAGTAACTTTATTATTAAAATAAATAACAGATGTTTCGGAAGCACCTGTGGCAGAGGGACCTGTGAAGTATACATTTTCATAAACAAGCTCATTGCCTCGCTGCTGCAGGGGAGAGGTTATACCTATTTTAAACTGGCGGTTTTCTTCCGGTGTGCACGGGAACACTCTTACGGATATCCTGTTTCCTTCCTGCCAATGTACCACTGATGGGTCTCGTGCTTCTAAACCAACTATAGTTTTGTATGCGGTCTGCGCTTTACTTTTTGTGGTAAGGTAACCTTTTTCTTCACGGCCGTTTATCCAGAGCGAAAGCGAAGAAACCACACTGCCTTCCGGTAAAAAGAAAGTATAAATGGCCTCCTGCTGATTGTTGCTGTTGGTCATGTTGTTGTGAACGCGCAGCACTTTTTCAGTATAAGCTAACCTGTAACTAGGGTAGATGCGTACCTGCGACACTACATTAGCTGTACTTAGGTTGTTGCCCGACCAGAGCCGTGCCTCTGCCTGATGGCGGGCGTCGTACATGCTCTCAAGTATCTTTATTTTTTCTTTCCTGTCCAGGTTTGGTTGGCCCAGGAATAACACAGCTAAAGTTACCAGCGGGTCGTGGCGTTTCACTTCATCAAAATTCTCACCAGGTATATCCCAGATATTAAAGCTATTGTGTGGCACCTGGTACACAAGGTCAGTTTTCATGATGCGCTCTGTCAGAAAATCGGCCGGCAATTGCTGGCTAAGCCTAACCCAATGCGGCAATGTCTCATTTTCCTGTATCACAAAATCATTACTGCTAAAATCTATCTGCACGTTCCGGTTATGCCATTGCCAGATAAAGAACACACTAAAAAGTATAGGGAATGCTGCCCCAGCAAGAAAACTACGAAGGTATTGTTGGTCTTTGGAAGCAGCTTTGTAAACACCAAAACCTAAACTAATCACCACCCAAAGCGGCACAAAAGTATGCAGCGCTAGACCCAAGGCCAGAATACCGAAAATGCTGATGATATAAAGCGGCAACAGGTAAATGGCATAATACACCCAAAGTATAGATCCTGCACCAAGTATAAAGAGCAATACCTGGTTCATGAGTTTAGGTAGTCGCTCCTGAAAACTATAGATTATGAGCGTTATACAGAAAAGGGTGATAAAAGCTTCCAGCCAGGGAACAGAGTCCTGAAAGATACTCATCTGGCGGTTAAGCGAATAGCAACTGATGATAAAAAGTACCAGGTACAAGTATAGGTATTGTAAGTGCTGAAAAGGCCTTTTAAAGGAAAAGACTTTCTGGGAGAGCATTATAACAAAGTAGACAGCAGCTAAACTATAGTTCAGCCAGAAAATACCAAAAGCTGCCCCGTCTGTTGCTGCCATGCCCCACTCAGGGAACATGAAAATAAGGAAGGAAATTACGATCATTCCCACGCCTACAAAATGCAATTGGAGGTCGGTTCTGGCAGGTACTTTCGTCAGAGTTTGCATGCTTTAGCTATAGTTTCAGAATGCCCAGCAATGTGGGTAGAGAGATTATTTTCTTAAAAGAAATATACAACTAATTGGATGTTTATAATATGCTTTTACTTAAAACCGAACACAAGTGGGAAAACAAACACAACCACTACTGTCCATAAAGTATACACCGGCAGGAACAAAGCAATGGAGTGCTCAGCTTCAGCCACATCCGCTTTTTTTCTGAACGATTGAAAGAGCCTGAACGTGATGAGCAGCAGGTTGAGCAGCATTAAGAAATTGCCGCCTAACACAGCCAGCCTGTTCGGGGTAATGCCAAATTCTGTGATGCGGAAGATGATAGCCGATAATGCAATGCCATTAACTATAACCGTAACTAAAGATAAAAGGAATAGCACCCATACATCCGAATTTCTTGTTTTACCGGAGCTTTCGGCAATAGAGAAAAAGATCAGCGCCATCACGCCTATCAGCAACACGTTAAACAGCAACAAAAACTCCCGGTCGTTGTAAGGGTCTTTGCCTGAATACACAATAGCAGCCAGGTAGATAATGAGCATAACCAGCACCAGCGGGCTGAATATTTTAGCAACAATTGGTGATACTTTATTAACCAGTTGCGGATTGGTTTGGGTAAGATAAGTACCAACTATAGGCACTGCCGGTAGCCCGAAAGCTACTACATACTCTCCGTAAAACTCCTCAATCTGTAAGCTGATAAGCGAAAACAACGCTATAGTAATTCCGGTCATGAGTACACCTGCCAGCCCCAGAACAGCTGACATTACGATCAGGTCTCCGTTAAACCTCAGATAATCCAGCCGCTTTTTATAGTTGTTCAACTCATCTCCGGCATAGGAAATGCCTAATAAAACCCACAACAACAAAGGCAAATGGATGCAGGCTAATAGTAGCGTATCACTGGTAGTTGAAGCCGGAAGGGAGTTGATGTAAAACACGCACACCAGTATGGCTATACTAATAAAGCCAGTTGTCTGTAAGCTCAGTTTGTTTTTCCAGGCGAAGTATGCGGCCAGCACCGGGAAAACGATAAATCCGGCATTTCGTGGGTAATAAAATTCTTCGGGTACAGGAAGTATAGCCGGAATTTTAACAAGAAAGCCTGCTATTAAAACAGCTATTGCCACAAACAGCAAATCATTTATTGTGCCCCAGGCTACTTCATCTGATTCATATCTTAATCTTTCGTGCCAGAAATCAGCGAGTGCGTTGCCCTTAAGCTCCGGATATAGATTGCTGAACTCCCGCTTAAAAGGTGTCTTGTTGGACCGGTATAGCTTCTCGAGCTGCTGCGGGTCGTTTATTCCAGAAAGTATCTTTTCTTTCATGGGGTCTATACTTTAAGGTTTCTTGTTCAATTGTTAATAGAAATAGACAGCGGTGTTTAATGCCACATGGTACCAGCTAATCCTAACACAAAGCCAAGGTAAAATCCGATGATAAAAACCAGTAGACTTAAGAGTATGGCAAACGACTTGTTTACACCAATTTTGCTGGCAAAGTATAAGATAAAGTAATTACAGAAGCCTCCTGCTGCACCGGCCATAGGCACAATAACCAAGGGGCGTACCCACCATAGTTTTCCCCATTCGGGATTAGGTTCATTCACAAAAATCAGGAAAACGCAGATCAGTAATAAACCTATCCAGGCACCCACTAGCATCCTTTTACCTAATGTAAACAGATGGATCGGGTGGTTTTTAAATTCGATTCGCTGTATCATTTCTGAAAGTTTAAATCAATGATATCCTTACAACTTATCAATCATGTCCCCAAGGTCGCTTACCCCTAACGTGAACATAATGAGCACAATGCCCAGGGTGATCTTAACAATAAGCGGAATTGAGAAACCAAACTTCTTTTTAAAATAGATATTTGCGGGAGGTAAGTAAACCAGGGAAAGAAGAAGATAAGCTATGCCCGGAACAGGGTGCACTAAAACTATATTCAATACACCAATTATCAGAAGAAGTATACCGAATGCCCAACCGCTAATATTCCAGATAGTTGGTCTGTTGTTCATTGTCATTTTATTTTCCATGATTTTTTAATTTTTAGTAAACTGTTCAACTTTTGTTTGGCCCTTAGCTTTTCTTCTTCACTGGTTTAACTGCTTAACTTCCCGCGAAAGGTGTTCCAAAGATACCAACAGCAAGCTCTGCCCAGATGAGGAACAATACTACCAGTACAACTGCAATAAGGGCAACCCGGGATTCGGTACTTTTCACCTTCCGCATTACAAACTCACAGGTAAGGCCAGTGCCGAATAGCAGGATGCCCATGATCACAAAATCGAACAGCTTCCAGTCTACTTCATCTGTAAACTGCATCGCTACCAATGGAATAAGTAGTATAAACACCACTGTAAGTAAAATGCCGGTAAGTCTTTTGTTTTGCGTAATCATAATCGTTTCTTTTTAAAGTTTATGGGTTGTTTATATTTCTGATTTTAAGGTATTATAGATCCAGCAGCATGAGTTCTATCTTATCGGATAATTCACCCACGCCCACTGCGGCCCAGATAATAAAAATGCCGATCACAATTTTTACTGTTCTTAAAGAAGGGATGGAGTAGCCGGTCATCTTCCTGATAATTACATTTACTGGTAAGAAATAGAGGAAGGAAAGTAGTATTATAAATATTC of Pontibacter deserti contains these proteins:
- a CDS encoding OsmC family protein, which encodes MQKNRVYTFVKNLFMEVNLTRLDQDFHFAATGNSGVAVHMDANPEIGGHNMGARPMEMLLMGLGGCSAIDVILILKKQRQEIGSFDIKVTADREKVEEHTEFRNINVHFRLGGNLNEDKVRRAIELSLEKYCSVAMVLYKTSAITYTLELV
- the hpf gene encoding ribosome hibernation-promoting factor, HPF/YfiA family, with product MNYTENFEGIKLDIQAVDIDISDAMQQNLRDKISKLKRHAKKIDSIDVYFKEESSHSTNTKSVRIRVGVPGNDVFAHDEGDNWYQLLDSVEEKLKRQLEKK
- a CDS encoding S1/P1 nuclease — translated: MAFKSLKKLILAGLFLYMPLQSMAWGMLGHRVVGEIAERNLTCKAKKQVKKILGNESLAMASNWADFVKSEPSYKYLDNWHYINFKDGLTYDQFTASLMQDTATNVHTKLNMLVKELKNKDLPQDKKQMYLRLVIHFVGDIHQPMHTGRPEDLGGNRVKLFWFGESTNLHRLWDSDLIESQDLSYTEYSTALNHTTKAQRKEWMKQPISQWLYESYLISNKLYSELQPEQKLSYRYTYDHIDTLNTQLLKGGIHLAGLLNEIFD
- the xrtN gene encoding exosortase N, encoding MNLSIIRPTERLAVPILVLGLYILVGGIFLSEYLLWDSQWLLAMFLLPFVAQVQSHKSCSPVLLVTAILFAILAATLQNSTLYFFTFIIALWCGVQLIVGKISLYPLLLLTIASPIFKYITSIISFPLRMQLTTWAVAILKMIDTQAEAAGNIILVNGEEFSVDPACAALSMLSLSLILAIFILAHLQQTKQKVWPLWAVVLMLGGMLILNLVSNLLRILLLVWFKILPGNPMHDVIGLLCLLIYALVPFYFFAKGLQRYITIPSQDRKVKAPIKLRTALLLNFILLISLILTGLNVKSKVPAISLEQATPQLNGFETTKLENGVTKYSNKDVLVYLKPVQAFYSTEHHPLICWEGSGYKFRHVQTLQIGNYKVYVGELQKGKDTLYTSWWMDNGQHRTIDQWDWRLRMLKGEAKFRLVNVTVAQKQELADAILSIIENQNNYSHTNTTVPTNNYQKQLSSFNRIF
- a CDS encoding XrtN system VIT domain-containing protein, which gives rise to MQTLTKVPARTDLQLHFVGVGMIVISFLIFMFPEWGMAATDGAAFGIFWLNYSLAAVYFVIMLSQKVFSFKRPFQHLQYLYLYLVLFIISCYSLNRQMSIFQDSVPWLEAFITLFCITLIIYSFQERLPKLMNQVLLFILGAGSILWVYYAIYLLPLYIISIFGILALGLALHTFVPLWVVISLGFGVYKAASKDQQYLRSFLAGAAFPILFSVFFIWQWHNRNVQIDFSSNDFVIQENETLPHWVRLSQQLPADFLTERIMKTDLVYQVPHNSFNIWDIPGENFDEVKRHDPLVTLAVLFLGQPNLDRKEKIKILESMYDARHQAEARLWSGNNLSTANVVSQVRIYPSYRLAYTEKVLRVHNNMTNSNNQQEAIYTFFLPEGSVVSSLSLWINGREEKGYLTTKSKAQTAYKTIVGLEARDPSVVHWQEGNRISVRVFPCTPEENRQFKIGITSPLQQRGNELVYENVYFTGPSATGASETSVIYFNNKVTNLNSPSDYKLTRSNEYKRQGNYTQDWSLRFTAPALANGGFSFAGNNYKIEALPQQLVAFEPQQVYLDINASWSDSEFEKVWSIAKGKQVYAWDGKMVQVTEQNNAQLFYQLRQQHYSLFPLHHIKNPEQALVISKSNGISPNLNDLKDTPFAEQMAEVLPLQSAIRVYSLGPQLSPYFKSLKELRVIVPMHGNTEQLATLLQKKQFANITIDNNTVRLGDSGLSIVKTNATKATNTAPDHVLRLFAYNHILQQIGARFFSKDYIEDELITEATQANIVSPVSSLIVLETQKDYERFDIQKSKDSLGNASMNGSGAVPEPEEWALIILAVVIIGFITLKPYILR
- a CDS encoding DUF4153 domain-containing protein; amino-acid sequence: MKEKILSGINDPQQLEKLYRSNKTPFKREFSNLYPELKGNALADFWHERLRYESDEVAWGTINDLLFVAIAVLIAGFLVKIPAILPVPEEFYYPRNAGFIVFPVLAAYFAWKNKLSLQTTGFISIAILVCVFYINSLPASTTSDTLLLACIHLPLLLWVLLGISYAGDELNNYKKRLDYLRFNGDLIVMSAVLGLAGVLMTGITIALFSLISLQIEEFYGEYVVAFGLPAVPIVGTYLTQTNPQLVNKVSPIVAKIFSPLVLVMLIIYLAAIVYSGKDPYNDREFLLLFNVLLIGVMALIFFSIAESSGKTRNSDVWVLFLLSLVTVIVNGIALSAIIFRITEFGITPNRLAVLGGNFLMLLNLLLITFRLFQSFRKKADVAEAEHSIALFLPVYTLWTVVVVFVFPLVFGFK
- a CDS encoding potassium transporter KefB; this translates as MIQRIEFKNHPIHLFTLGKRMLVGAWIGLLLICVFLIFVNEPNPEWGKLWWVRPLVIVPMAGAAGGFCNYFILYFASKIGVNKSFAILLSLLVFIIGFYLGFVLGLAGTMWH